From one Micromonospora siamensis genomic stretch:
- a CDS encoding DUF742 domain-containing protein: MTANGEPEENQWVDDQAGPVVRPYAVTRGRARPVTGTFDLISLVTATRADAAPEAGLGPEHLAIVGLCQRMQSVAEVAAHLDLPVGTIRVLLGDLVARELVQVREPRATAGVPDDSVFEAVINGLRAL; this comes from the coding sequence ATGACGGCCAACGGGGAGCCCGAGGAGAACCAGTGGGTGGATGACCAGGCCGGGCCGGTGGTGCGCCCGTACGCGGTCACCCGCGGCCGGGCCCGCCCGGTCACCGGCACGTTCGACCTGATCTCCCTGGTGACGGCCACCCGTGCAGACGCGGCGCCGGAGGCCGGGCTGGGCCCGGAGCATCTGGCCATCGTGGGCCTCTGCCAGCGGATGCAGTCCGTGGCGGAGGTCGCCGCCCACCTGGACCTGCCGGTGGGCACCATCCGGGTCCTCCTCGGTGACCTGGTGGCCCGCGAGTTGGTGCAGGTCCGAGAGCCGCGGGCAACCGCCGGCGTTCCCGACGACAGTGTTTTCGAGGCGGTAATCAATGGACTACGGGCACTCTGA